A segment of the Cryptosporidium parvum Iowa II chromosome 5, whole genome shotgun sequence genome:
ACCAACAATATCTGAAAATAGAATTGTTATTTCCTTATACTGAGGACTAAGTGTTGAAAAGTCAAACTTCCTTAAGAGTGACGCTGCGACACCTTGCGGAAGATATTTAGAGAGCGAATCCACATATTTTTTCAGAGATTCTGCGCAATGATTGGATAAAAACTCTGATAAATAGTCATTCattgataaattaatctgagaattatcttcattagAAAAAGACAAATTCTTTTCAGCTAACTTCAAATTACCATAAATCAAATCATACTTGTTTATTATTCGATTGTAACTTTTCaatgatgaagaaaaatacATCTGATCTACTTTAAGATGAAATATTGaacttaaaaaaataatcagaaaataaaagtatttCTGAATTATAGATGCAGTACAGTTGGCTTGAGAATATTTGTTGCCATAACTATTAATGATCGTCTCTATAGTAGAAATGAAAGTTACTGCTGcgaaaataaataatgtaaTGTTGTAAAACGATTgttcaaaaataatttttctattcAAAAGTAAGCAAGACCCATTAGTAATGTCAAATAAATTGGTGTGGCAATCAATTCTATTCAATAGCTTTTTTTTGCAGTCCAAAGAAACTAATAACATCTCAAAATCTTCATAAGTTAGTTTTTTCTTGTTTGAAATGTATTCCTGATAACTTGAGATGCCAGTTTTCCTGTAAAAGCATATAAAACCATTAAATTCCTTACTGAACAGCCTCGGCAACCTGCGATCATTAAACTTCagagaaataaagaaagatttAAGAATAGCGAGTATCTGTGACTTACAAAATAAACAAAGTTTAAGGTAAACTAGTTTAAAATGTgaataaaattgattatAAATTAGCATGAAACgttgattattatttgaattttttgtaaattttCGTTCCTTTAAAGATAAAGTGGGAATATTGTATTCTAACCCgaagaatttattttgaatccaatcaaaattttgaaacaaAATATGTATACAATGATTGGTTAACCAGATTGCTTTGATCAAAAATATCGATTCCTAACTTTGTACAAATACTTTCGAATTCGGAAGATGAAATCATTGAACTTATATCATTGCtaatagaataaaaaatttgctTGAGCTGAGTCCTGATAATTTCCGTAACTTGGAATTTATTATACTTGTTAGTAAATTTGCACTgaagaatgaaaataatacgataaatatatgaataatataaaagttgagcataaatattaaaaaattctttaattagGCCCTCACTGCCATAAAAGTATAGAGTTGTTAAAATCAAATGGATCATTTCTATAGCCATGCCCATTTTTGGTATAGATTtccaattaaaaatatagaaaaatatatcgaagcaaatattaattacaGACAAAGCAATAATTATAATCTCTGAGAGATGATTAATGGATATATATTTGCTtctcaatatatttatgttCATAATGCGTATAACTTGAATTGCTAACTCTATTAATGATTTGCTAcaaattttataatattcatTCAAAAACTTTAACAGGATAATTgaaactttattattttcatgatttgaaaataactGGACACCTTTTTTTAaaccaaaaaaattattaatgtcGTGAATAATATacttatcaatatttttaatctCAATACCAGGTGATGAATGATCTTGCCTCAAAGTATTAAGATTTTTTATATgttgaaaatttaaatcaGAAAGTTGTAACCGATTAACATGATTAATTAGTAAGTCAAATAACGGTAAGATACAGTTTCTGTGcgtttttatattaattactcGACGCAGACGCCTTTGTTCCTTTACCAAATGCTGATTTTCATTTATGtatattaattccaaaaaatcaaaatcttGATAGGTCGATAAAGATTTAGTGctattcaatatatttttaaaagagcataaaaaattgatttccTTTCTAAACGAGagttttttcaaattagtattacatttttttaagtAATTTTCTTTCCGATTGGGACTTTGTGTAAACGCAAAAAAGTCTAATTTCGTCCCGGTTCTAATTATAGTTTCAACATTATTGCCCAATAAATTGGTGAAAGTTGAGtttaaattattggaataaaatttaattctataATTACTATGGTTAATCTGCATATATTACATATTTGCCACTAAGTTGCAGCTATTAAACAAATACTTGATTATGCGgtatcaaataaaaatacaaaatatgtggttaattatatattaaagttCTTCTCTAGCTGTTGAGATTACATCATTTTCGAAGCTGTCGGTATTATTAAGAACGTTTGATGTCTTTGTTCCATTAGATATGCTTGAATTTGCTGTCAAATTTTCATGTTTTTCCTTCATTTCCCACCAAACGTGcatatttggaatttttaGTTTTTGGTCCTTCAATAATCTTGGCCAAATAGTATTAGGCTCCTTCTTAACTAGAGTGCAGGATAGCTTTCCAACAGATCCAAATGACCATTCAGATAAATCtgaatcaatattatcgAATAGCTCGAGTTTAAgaacatatttttttttttcgtGTGAATGCGATCCCATtgcagaaaaaaaaaatatattatcacGAATTGAGACagtttcattttctattttcaaTGCACCCGGAGCATTCCATCTGTAAGTAAACTTTATGTTCAGATATACTTGATCAGATGATTGTGCCCATTGAAATGCAGGGGATAATGTTGCAATCTCACTGtgttttttgtttaataatCTAGTTAGTTCATTTAACTCTCTTCTAATTGAGAGTTCCACAGAACGAACAACTGGACTTAAATCAATACCCTGCTCATGcgttttaataattaatttcctTGAGAGTATCCACCAACCTCTCGAAATTGaagtatttaaatcatctgcaattatatttcttgttaatttttcaaatatctGTATTGCATCTGCTTCAGTTTGAGAACTAGCAAAGATAGATGTGTTATTATGCCCTAGCTGTTCACAGAAAGTAAAGCTACCTAGGAATACAATTAGAAACAAAGAGAAAAAGTAAGTTAgcatatttttcaatattctgaagaaattccaatattacCGCAATTTTATCATCAAGCCtaaatttcatttaaaaacaaattaataaattaatatccAATATGGAATTAAATTAACGATATTTTTGTACTTAAGCTAACCAATTAAtcttattttattcttatgaaatttttatatacTGAGTGCGGATaaacttttattaaatgaataaaGTTCTGGTAGTAGATAATGGCTCATACACCATTAAAATTGGATATTCAGGTGAAGAATTACCTAGGTAAGTTGAATTTCTtaccaaaaatattttaattctctTAGGCATTGCTTCCCAAATTGTATCGGAAAAGTTCGAagaaaagataaaatttATACATCTGATCAAATTTACAGCTtgaatgaatatttttcttattgtCCATTTTCTGAAGGCTTACTAATTGATGTTTCAATGGAAAATGATATTTgggaatatatttttaataaaatgaatatttctCCAGGGGATATTGGTTTATTAGTCACTGAACCATTTCTAAACCCATCCTCACTTCAGCATTCTCTTTTCGAAATAATCTTTGAGCAATTTGGTTTTAATAAGGCAATAGTTACAAATCCTCCTGCAATATCACAGTTTGCATTCAATCCACAGCTAATTCCCAATACTGAGCAGCAAGTAATTAATCCTTGCTATTTGATTTTAGACTGTGGCTATCAGTGTTGTTTTAGTGTCCCATTTTTTCAAGGCTCACCAATTTATAAAGCTTGTAGAAGATTGGATATTGGCGGATATCACTTGGATCTTgcattaaaaaattttctttcacTCAGACAAGTTGATTTATCTAGAAGCTCTTTAATTGtctcaaaaattaaagaaagttGCTGCtatatttctaaaaatttTGATCTTGATATTAGCAGGTCGCCAGGAAATAGTCCTGATAATTTGGTGGAGCAGATATATCAACTCCCTGAATTAAAACCAAACAGTAAGAATTCAAACTTCTACTCTCAGGAGTGTATATCTCCAGATAATATTGAACTTGAgaatttcaatttaaaaatggaaTCCGAATCTAGCGTGAATTGCGACCCTAGCAGAATCATTAAACTTTATTCTGAAAGGATTACTGTTCCGGAACTTTTATTTAGTCCTTCAAACGGAGGTTATAACTTTACAGGAATTGCCGACATGGTATCAGAGTCAATCTTATCATCCCCAAAGCATCTCCAAGAGCTTCTAGCGAATAATATATTGTTAATAGGAGGCTCTACtaaattcagaaatttcGAAGCGAGATTAAATAAGGAGCTTTCCTCTCTACTACCTTCGGTAAGTTTAAAACTTAAACACTATCATTCAACTAACTTAAGAAGTCGTggaaaataaaaacaagaaaatgCAATCAAAGACCTGACTTCACAACATGGGCAGGTGGCTCAATTTGGGGAGAAACAAACTTTGATACATATGCACTTTCAAAAAGTAAATACAATGAAATCTGACAAAAATTTTGTAAACATTACAATTGTTTgatataaatcaatttatttgaattatttaagcGGCCCAAAAAAGTTCCCCGTCGCACGCGGGGATAACTTTCTGTTTTTTCTACCCATTTATACTTTTCACATTTCCTTCGTAATATGCCAGAGGCAAAAAAACGGGGAAGAAAACCAATTTTTCGAAAAATGGAGGAGGATAATTCTGAGCCACAAACATGCCAAGCTGAAGAAGGCAATAGCCAAACCCAACATGAATTGGAACAGGCTGAACCAATTCAAGAAGCTACAAATGCGGAGTCAGATGAGAAGAACCAAGTAGCCCCTCAGATTGAACGAAGTAATGATCCTTCATGTACACTCTATGTTTGCAGGCTTTCtttaaaaacaaaagaagATGACTTACGCCGGCTATTTGAGGATTATGGTGAAGTAACTGATTGTCATTTAGTTACTAATCCATTATCTGGCGAAAGCAGGTGTTTTGGGTTCGTAACTATGGGTAATGAGGAGGAAGCAGCGCGTGCAAAAGATGCACTGGATGGGAAAGAATATCAAGATGCAAGTTTGAAGGTTGAGACAGCAAGACGTGCTAAGCCATATGATCCCACTCCAGGAGAATATAAAGGGCCCCAATATCgatcaattaaatataattcaagAACTGGGTATTCTCGTTCTTCACATCGTGGCAATTCATTTAGACATTCTACTAGGAGTAGATATGACTATCCACCGCCATCTCATTCGAGGGGTGATCAATACAACAGACACAATGATGACTATTACAACAGATACTATGATAGCAGATACCCTAGACCGGATGATTATCACTCCTCTAGGTACCACTCACCGCCACGTTATTCTAGAGCAGATCCGTACGACTCAAGATATAGCAGACgataaagttattaatCAAACTAAAATTAACTAAATTTACTGTTTTTACAATATCCAGTCTAGAATAGAGTTTTGTacatttcaaattttccCGTCTTCTTATTCAGATTCCGCTTATTTCCCGTATTTTCCCCTTTTGTTCCcccttttatttttattttatgaAAGATGCAAGAAATTGATTACAAGTTGGTGAATGGAACTCATAGTCTCTTGACAACTTACTTTCTCGTCTCGACTGTTGCTGTAATTTTTTCCAGCGTGGTCCGGTTTGCTAATTTGATCACGACTCACGGTAAACTTCGCAAGAAGAATTTATCCTCAGAGAATATTGGAAGTACCTCAACTGATAAggtaatttatttaatattgggGTTGAGCGTGAATAAAGGGTGGTTTCGTTATTTCTATCTAGTTGGGGTATTCACAACATTAATTTGCGTATATTTAGGCTATCCAAATTGCCACAgattacttttttttttaatacatGTGATTAGAAGGCTATATGAAGaagtatttatttcatatCATAACACAAATTATAGTAAAATGAgtatttttgtatttttatttggtATATCATACTATATTATAATGCCTATAACATTATTGGCTACCCAAGATTTCTATGGGAAATTTGTAGTTTTGCAATATATATCTTTCGCAGCATTTTCTTTAGTTCAATATAAAAGTCATGTTAAACTTTCAAACATTAGGAGAGCAAATTCCGAGGAGTATGGTATTCCTTATGGTGGTATGTTTAAATTTGTTAGTTGCCCACACTATTTCAGCGAGATtggaatatatatatcattattttttgatgctatttttaattcaaataatttgcATATTGCGGCCGCtctattatatattattagttGTATGTATTTAAATGCAATACGAGCACATAAATGGTATATTAACTATTACAAGGAGTCATACCTATCTCTAAATCGCAAAGCAATTATTCCATATATTGTTTAATTTTCTgataatatcatttttagGCGTCCATCCTTCCAAGATTCATACGGATTTCTGATTATTCTAAATTCAATGTCATTTAAACTTAAATTTGGTGCATTAAGATTAACACCTAGAATGTGAAACAACCAATAATTATTCTGTAATCTTTCTGCGAGCTTCCATTCATTGAAAGAAATACGAAAAAagttcttttctttttttgatgatgatttaACTTCAACAAATATTTCCTCCTTTGTTCCTCTTGTTTTATCCATGAAAACTAAAATAATGTCGTAAGGAAGACCCGATTCTGCTGTTTCATTAACCCAAgttatattgaaataatcaATTCCAAGCTCGTTACTAAACTTTTCTTTCAAGGAATCAAAGGCTAGTTTTTCTCCCATCTTACctatttctaaaatatcttttttggACAGTTAGTATTATATTCTATTTGAAGTTCTTCGTTTAATTGAACATCATTGCTCAATTTAAGAGCAGCATTATCCACATAATCagataatagaaaatactTTAGatcaattttaattccaatttctatttctatCTTCTTAATccaattaattataaatttatccCAAGCCATTTCATTTCTCGAAGATTCGAATTTCTTGATTGCATCTTTGAATATATGTTTTGTTACCATGATGCTTTTTAAGTTTggataatattttggaaaGAAAGAAGTAATAAATGTGAGGATAGATAAAAGTGCCTCTTCAATCTCATCACCAcctaatttattttggtGTTTAACATACAGCttatttgttttaaaaTCGAATAGAGCAGGAGTATAAAATGATTTTTCCAAGcatttaatagaaatattcgTATTAGAAACCACTATATTgctttttgaaattaattcgctccaattttttctttttttaactttatcCTTAATAGATTCTTCATACAGTGGcccaaatatattaataattatttcaaaataaaaggTTGAATCTAAACTGAGCTCAGTATTAGGATAAATATCTAAACTTAGATCTTCTGaattcttaaataattgaaaacaAATAGTATTCCAATCGTGGGTTAGTTCATCAAAATCTAAATTTTGCATATTTAAACTTGGCTGCATAATCGTAAACATGATAGGGGACCATAcgacttttttttctgaaaaaaaCCTATATgcaaaatgatgaaataacatggaatttgaaaatataacttcattattatctcTAATTAAATCTGCATTTAACCATatacaataattattttttttaatagttgGCAAATTTAGTAAACCATATAGAATAGTTTTGTCATATTTATATAGTTGAGTAACAATACTTACATATGTCAACAATTGTTTTGAGTCTGCTTCAATTCgctttattttatatatttctattaaatgAGCGATTAGATGCTTTCTTTCAGGATTTAAGGGAACTCCaagtaataaaaagaaacttaaaatatcattgattgaaatacttaatttgtaaatattagaaaattgGTAAAACAAGGAGTGGCTTTTTGGTAATATATTCTCATCACTCCAATATAACTCCTCTAGATTCTTccaaattaaattcttgCATTCATCTTGAAAAGGAAACCGCAAATTTTTCCTTAAAGTGTCTAAAGAATTCATTGATATGTTTGATTTagattctttaattattaattctagcaatgaaatatatgaacttggatttatttgatttaaattatataaactTATTTTGTAGAAGCTGGGATTATGTAAAGCTTCAATTAATGAACATAAATACTCCAAGCTAATTTCTGTTATAGTAGAAAATGCATCTGATAAGGT
Coding sequences within it:
- a CDS encoding membrane associated adenyl cyclase with 2 transmembrane regions and an adenylyl cyclase domain — its product is MLIYNQFYSHFKLVYLKLCLFCKSQILAILKSFFISLKFNDRRLPRLFSKEFNGFICFYRKTGISSYQEYISNKKKLTYEDFEMLLVSLDCKKKLLNRIDCHTNLFDITNGSCLLLNRKIIFEQSFYNITLFIFAAVTFISTIETIINSYGNKYSQANCTASIIQKYFYFLIIFLSSIFHLKVDQMYFSSSLKSYNRIINKYDLIYGNLKLAEKNLSFSNEDNSQINLSMNDYLSEFLSNHCAESLKKYVDSLSKYLPQGVAASLLRKFDFSTLSPQYKEITILFSDIVGFTGIAERIDPLLLFYLLTNYFDEMVKIIEEFHGNLLEIAGDAILVIWNSPMAVKNHSAAAVAASLKMKKQLKLKSRSFGNNYIPEINIKCGIHTDHVLIGNIGCSKRMKYGIMGDGVNLASRIESLTRRYSADIIISNNVFVNKEVQKRFVICPLDVVVVQGKSNPTVIYHVLNTVNDSDPISLLKSKFHTKALIFFINKDFKRSLFYIEKINQLGPFENDLSTISLSNKCKQFQDTKLDFNWSCAEVLKTKYFNE
- a CDS encoding conserved protein with possible signal peptide and ER retention motif; possible ER protein translates to MLTYFFSLFLIVFLGSFTFCEQLGHNNTSIFASSQTEADAIQIFEKLTRNIIADDLNTSISRGWWILSRKLIIKTHEQGIDLSPVVRSVELSIRRELNELTRLLNKKHSEIATLSPAFQWAQSSDQVYLNIKFTYRWNAPGALKIENETVSIRDNIFFFSAMGSHSHEKKKYVLKLELFDNIDSDLSEWSFGSVGKLSCTLVKKEPNTIWPRLLKDQKLKIPNMHVWWEMKEKHENLTANSSISNGTKTSNVLNNTDSFENDVISTAREEL
- a CDS encoding actin-like protein produces the protein ISYQKYFNSLRHCFPNCIGKVRRKDKIYTSDQIYSLNEYFSYCPFSEGLLIDVSMENDIWEYIFNKMNISPGDIGLLVTEPFLNPSSLQHSLFEIIFEQFGFNKAIVTNPPAISQFAFNPQLIPNTEQQVINPCYLILDCGYQCCFSVPFFQGSPIYKACRRLDIGGYHLDLALKNFLSLRQVDLSRSSLIVSKIKESCCYISKNFDLDISRSPGNSPDNLVEQIYQLPELKPNSKNSNFYSQECISPDNIELENFNLKMESESSVNCDPSRIIKLYSERITVPELLFSPSNGGYNFTGIADMVSESILSSPKHLQELLANNILLIGGSTKFRNFEARLNKELSSLLPSVSLKLKHYHSTNLRSRGK
- a CDS encoding SPAC25G10.01-like RRM domain containing protein, which gives rise to MPEAKKRGRKPIFRKMEEDNSEPQTCQAEEGNSQTQHELEQAEPIQEATNAESDEKNQVAPQIERSNDPSCTLYVCRLSLKTKEDDLRRLFEDYGEVTDCHLVTNPLSGESRCFGFVTMGNEEEAARAKDALDGKEYQDASLKVETARRAKPYDPTPGEYKGPQYRSIKYNSRTGYSRSSHRGNSFRHSTRSRYDYPPPSHSRGDQYNRHNDDYYNRYYDSRYPRPDDYHSSRYHSPPRYSRADPYDSRYSRR
- a CDS encoding hypothetical protein (similar to NC_001141 protein required for filamentous growth, cell polarity, and cellular elongation), with the translated sequence MQEIDYKLVNGTHSLLTTYFLVSTVAVIFSSVVRFANLITTHGKLRKKNLSSENIGSTSTDKVIYLILGLSVNKGWFRYFYLVGVFTTLICVYLGYPNCHRLLFFLIHVIRRLYEEVFISYHNTNYSKMSIFVFLFGISYYIIMPITLLATQDFYGKFVVLQYISFAAFSLVQYKSHVKLSNIRRANSEEYGIPYGGMFKFVSCPHYFSEIGIYISLFFDAIFNSNNLHIAAALLYIISCMYLNAIRAHKWYINYYKESYLSLNRKAIIPYIV